In Triticum aestivum cultivar Chinese Spring chromosome 5B, IWGSC CS RefSeq v2.1, whole genome shotgun sequence, the following proteins share a genomic window:
- the LOC123114515 gene encoding uncharacterized protein isoform X1, with protein MSAGQPRKRPPNAPPPNHHQHQQQHRSSKRARPEQPPRSPLLTLSSHIHLRWDDRSRRALPADDQIGIPWRHLAPFIDSPPRARTLALADVAPVPRRIFSLADIPLLGGVLSYQVWDACLTEADRRFLARFLPAGSDAEEAVQDLLTGENHHFGNPLLTWSSALCSGDLHPDALLNKEQQIRADKKAYHAQLKNYHSDMTDTVTRWRDKWLTCDNPKSLFRDNLAKQRRGDRQSSGENVIFSNAPKNAIPMKVVRNGDVTKYMSYIKVSRAQHELVKGMKQSGDGIQTRHLVGVIGDIDNFHVKPYETLMEDEKQKLHDHWVILSCKELPAAFKARREEKLIAEKLRRSLCLEIAERNISEVEKAEQLGVRTAEVGQDGAYRNGGTSDRQEELVEHSPQDVPQSGNNSSVGLEDEEDANDTSDTTDTSTDSHDSPNTTDQDGNDTSDTGTSTDSHDGPNVTDQDVMDMNNTNMPTQSQGTSDEQDEEVEKISSTSAKSGDSSDAQDEAPVDISCRNGISQSNPGMEDDDMEDTSCKDATLQDHHIPDMQSQEPKAISGTISPIQGINSPNMLVQDCKKTGYIGFPIHVHGGFNERTDDLKDMCYPSASTGHDNENEMNGMILDQRETDNITMIPSDSTLSRQSNVKGPELKGPAECQKELWQPASPVDSLYHPPGNGLYAQSGALQLKHHPSGGPATCMVDLISVPAAQATSNSASLLQPCTNQLSSEQLLNGAKGVGMVPSYSLGHVNGIKQSMGLHSMTNGHLAQSGLAQEQMQLLGERHSGLYSQQVENNINMYSSATLCTQNSFPMVEPQSFAGHVPADQGRSWFPDEDQPSHNNWSGMGGSNGVVLGQDLPGGDGSLLSVLSQYKQQVSSRPLGSDQQLVGGRRNLVPPHGAEGMAGNILAPAPDMYGYTHQNNVASSQVDGNLQWAHPHPSSSSACFRQFGGAGPWSR; from the exons ATGTCAGCCGGTCAGCCGAGGAAGCGGCCGCCGAACGCGCCCCCGCCCAACCACcaccagcaccagcagcagcacagATCGAGCAAGCGGGCGAGGCCCGAGCAGCCGCCCCGCTCCCCGTTGCTCACCCTCAGCTCCCACATCCACCTCCGCTGGGATGACCGCTCCAGGCGGGCCCTCCCCGCCGACGACCAGATCGGCATCCCCTGGCGCCATCTCGCCCCCTTCATCGACTCCCCGCCCCGCGCCCGCACCCTCGCCCTCGCCGACGTCGCGCCCGTCCCCAGgcggattttctccctcgccgacaTCCCTCTCCTCGGCGGGGTGCTCTCCTACCAG GTCTGGGACGCCTGCCTGACCGAGGCCGACAGGAGGTTTCTTGCTCGATTTCTTCCGGCCGGCTCCGACGCAGAGGAAGCAGTGCAGGATTTGCTCACAGGGGAAAATCACCACTTTGGGAACCCACTTCTAACCTG GTCCTCTGCTCTTTGCTCTGGTGATCTTCATCCAGACGCTCTACTTAACAAGGAGCAGCAAATCAGAGCTGATAAAAAGGCATATCATGCACAGTTGAAGAACTACCATTCCGA CATGACTGATACCGTCACGAGGTGGAGGGACAAATGGTTAACTTGTGACAATCCAAAAAGCTTGTTCAG GGATAACCTTGCTAAACAGCGACGAGGGGACCGGCAGTCATCCGGAGAAAATGTCATATTTTCTAATGCTCCTAAGAATGCAATACCCATGAAGGTTGTACGAAACGGTGACGTCACAAAGTATATGTCATATATTAAG GTCAGCAGGGCTCAACATGAACTTGTTAAGGGAATGAAACAATCTGGTGATGGCATTCAGACAAGACATCTTGTTGGTGTTATTGGTGATATTGATAACTTTCATGTGAAACCATATGAGACACTGATGGAGGATGAGAAACAGAAACTGCACGATCATTG GGTCATTCTGTCATGTAAAGAACTCCCTGCTGCTTTCAAGGCCCGCCGGGAAGAGAAGTTGATTGCTGAGAAATTAAGGAGGTCGCTGTGCCTTGAAATTGCAGAGAGGAATATATCTGAGGTGGAAAAG GCAGAACAGTTAGGTGTCAGAACCGCAGAAGTTGGACAAGATGGTGCTTATCGAAATGGTGGCACCTCAGATAGACAGGAAGAACTGGTAGAGCACTCGCCTCAGGATGTGCCGCAATCCGGGAATAATAGCAGTGTAGGTCTTGAAGATGAAGAAGATGCCAATGATACAAGTGATACTACTGATACATCCACAGACTCTCATGACAGCCCAAACACGACAGATCAAGATGGCAATGACACAAGTGATACAGGTACATCCACTGACTCTCATGACGGCCCAAACGTGACAGATCAAGATGTTATGGACATGAATAACACGAATATGCCTACCCAGAGTCAGGGTACCTCAGACGAGCAAGATGAAGAAGTTGAAAAGATCAGCAGCACAAGTGCTAAAAGTGGCGACAGCTCAGACGCACAAGATGAAGCCCCTGTGGATATAAGCTGTAGGAACGGAATCTCTCAGAGCAATCCAGGCATGGAAGATGATGATATGGAAGATACCAGCTGCAAAGATGCAACTCTTCAAGACCATCACATTCCAGATATGCAATCTCAGGAGCCCAAGGCCATTAGCGGCACGATCTCACCTATTCAAGGCATCAACAGCCCGAATATGCTAGTTCAAGATTGCAAGAAGACTGGCTATATAGGTTTTCCTATTCATGTTCATGGCGGTTTCAATGAGCGAACTGACGACTTGAAGGACATGTGCTACCCGAGTGCCTCAACTGGACATGACAATGAAAACGAGATGAATGGCATGATTCTTGATCAAAGAGAGACTGATAATATCACAATGATACCCTCTGATAGTACTTTGAGCAGACAAAGCAATGTGAAAGGTCCTGAACTAAAAGGGCctgcagaatgccagaaagaaTTATGGCAGCCAGCAAGCCCTGTGGATTCCTTGTACCACCCTCCGGGGAATGGTCTGTACGCACAATCAGGTGCCCTGCAGCTTAAACATCATCCCTCTGGAGGGCCAGCAACTTGTATGGTTGACTTAATCAGTGTTCCTGCTGCACAAGCGACGAGCAATTCAGCATCTCTGTTGCAACCATGCACCAACCAGCTAAGCAGTGAGCAGCTCCTAAATGGCGCAAAGGGTGTCGGAATGGTCCCCTCATATTCCCTGGGACACGTGAATGGCATAAAACAGTCTATGGGCTTGCATTCCATGACAAACGGACACCTAGCTCAATCTGGTCTGGCCCAGGAGCAGATGCAGTTGCTTGGTGAGAGGCACAGCGGACTTTACTCGCAGCAAGTTGAGAACAACATCAACATGTATTCCAGTGCAACGCTCTGTACTCAGAACAGCTTCCCTATGGTTGAGCCGCAAAGTTTTGCTGGTCACGTGCCTGCGGATCAAGGTCGTAGCTGGTTCCCTGATGAGGACCAACCATCACATAATAATTGGTCTGGAATGGGGGGATCAAACGGCGTCGTTTTAGGCCAGGATCTGCCTGGCGGGGACGGGAGCCTTCTGAGTGTCCTGTCCCAGTACAAGCAGCAGGTGTCTTCACGCCCGTTGGGCTCGGACCAGCAGCTCGTTGGAGGAAGGAGGAATCTAGTTCCTCCTCATGGTGCTGAGGGTATGGCTGGAAATATACTTGCCCCAGCCCCAGATATGTATGGTTACACCCACCAGAATAATGTGGCAAGCAGCCAGGTAGATGGCAACCTGCAATGGGCACATCCacatccttcttcctcctctgcttgcTTCAGGCAGTTTGGTGGAGCAGGCCCCTGGTCAAGATAG
- the LOC123114515 gene encoding uncharacterized protein isoform X2, with protein sequence MSAGQPRKRPPNAPPPNHHQHQQQHRSSKRARPEQPPRSPLLTLSSHIHLRWDDRSRRALPADDQIGIPWRHLAPFIDSPPRARTLALADVAPVPRRIFSLADIPLLGGVLSYQVWDACLTEADRRFLARFLPAGSDAEEAVQDLLTGENHHFGNPLLTWSSALCSGDLHPDALLNKEQQIRADKKAYHAQLKNYHSDMTDTVTRWRDKWLTCDNPKSLFRDNLAKQRRGDRQSSGENVIFSNAPKNAIPMKVVRNGDVTKYMSYIKVSRAQHELVKGMKQSGDGIQTRHLVGVIGDIDNFHVKPYETLMEDEKQKLHDHWVILSCKELPAAFKARREEKLIAEKLRRSLCLEIAERNISEVEKAEQLGVRTAEVGQDGAYRNGGTSDRQEELVEHSPQDVPQSGNNSSVGLEDEEDANDTSDTTDTSTDSHDSPNTTDQDGNDTSDTESGYLRRAR encoded by the exons ATGTCAGCCGGTCAGCCGAGGAAGCGGCCGCCGAACGCGCCCCCGCCCAACCACcaccagcaccagcagcagcacagATCGAGCAAGCGGGCGAGGCCCGAGCAGCCGCCCCGCTCCCCGTTGCTCACCCTCAGCTCCCACATCCACCTCCGCTGGGATGACCGCTCCAGGCGGGCCCTCCCCGCCGACGACCAGATCGGCATCCCCTGGCGCCATCTCGCCCCCTTCATCGACTCCCCGCCCCGCGCCCGCACCCTCGCCCTCGCCGACGTCGCGCCCGTCCCCAGgcggattttctccctcgccgacaTCCCTCTCCTCGGCGGGGTGCTCTCCTACCAG GTCTGGGACGCCTGCCTGACCGAGGCCGACAGGAGGTTTCTTGCTCGATTTCTTCCGGCCGGCTCCGACGCAGAGGAAGCAGTGCAGGATTTGCTCACAGGGGAAAATCACCACTTTGGGAACCCACTTCTAACCTG GTCCTCTGCTCTTTGCTCTGGTGATCTTCATCCAGACGCTCTACTTAACAAGGAGCAGCAAATCAGAGCTGATAAAAAGGCATATCATGCACAGTTGAAGAACTACCATTCCGA CATGACTGATACCGTCACGAGGTGGAGGGACAAATGGTTAACTTGTGACAATCCAAAAAGCTTGTTCAG GGATAACCTTGCTAAACAGCGACGAGGGGACCGGCAGTCATCCGGAGAAAATGTCATATTTTCTAATGCTCCTAAGAATGCAATACCCATGAAGGTTGTACGAAACGGTGACGTCACAAAGTATATGTCATATATTAAG GTCAGCAGGGCTCAACATGAACTTGTTAAGGGAATGAAACAATCTGGTGATGGCATTCAGACAAGACATCTTGTTGGTGTTATTGGTGATATTGATAACTTTCATGTGAAACCATATGAGACACTGATGGAGGATGAGAAACAGAAACTGCACGATCATTG GGTCATTCTGTCATGTAAAGAACTCCCTGCTGCTTTCAAGGCCCGCCGGGAAGAGAAGTTGATTGCTGAGAAATTAAGGAGGTCGCTGTGCCTTGAAATTGCAGAGAGGAATATATCTGAGGTGGAAAAG GCAGAACAGTTAGGTGTCAGAACCGCAGAAGTTGGACAAGATGGTGCTTATCGAAATGGTGGCACCTCAGATAGACAGGAAGAACTGGTAGAGCACTCGCCTCAGGATGTGCCGCAATCCGGGAATAATAGCAGTGTAGGTCTTGAAGATGAAGAAGATGCCAATGATACAAGTGATACTACTGATACATCCACAGACTCTCATGACAGCCCAAACACGACAGATCAAGATGGCAATGACACAAGTGATACAG AGTCAGGGTACCTCAGACGAGCAAGATGA